Genomic window (Thiosulfatimonas sediminis):
GGAGATGATTCGCAGTCAAGTTCAAGCGGCTGCACAAGCGGCTGGTGGTATTGCGCAGATTGATGAAGACTTGCTGGATGAAGTCACCGCGTTAAATGAATGGCCGCAAGCGATTGTTGGTGATTTTGATGAAATTTTCCTAAGCGTGCCGTCAGAAGCACTGATTTCGGCGATGAAAGGCCATCAAAAATATTTCCATATGCTGGATGCCGATGGCAAGTTGATGGCCAAGTTTATTACCATCTCGAATATCGAAAGCTCGAATCCGGCTTCGGTAAAATCGGGTAATGAACGCGTGATTCGTCCGCGCTTGTCGGACGCTAAATTTTTCTGGGATCAAGATCGTAAGCAGCCGTTAGATGATTTCTTGCCGCGCTTAAAAACGGTGGTGTTCCAACAGCAATTAGGCACCTTATTTGACAAGGTGCAGCGTTTAGAAACCTTGGCCGTGAAGGTCGGAAGATCCTTGGGGGCGGAGCCAGCAATGTTGGAGCGCGCCGCGCGTCTATCAAAATGCGATTTAATGTCGGAAATGGTTGGGGAATTTCCTGAACTGCAAGGCATTATGGGTCGCTACTATGCGATGCAACAGAAAGAAGATCAGCAAGTTGCAGATGCGTTGGATGCACAATATCAGCCGCGTTTTGCCGGTGATGAGCTGCCAAGTTCTGCGGTAGCACAGGCATTGGCGATTGCCGATAAGCTGGATACGATTACCGGTATTTATGGCATTGGACAGGTACCAAGCGGTGATAAAGATCCGTTCGCACTGCGCCGTTCTGCATTGGGGATGTTGCGTATCATCATCGAAAAAGAGCTGGATTTAGACCTTGAGTTGATGATTCGTTTCGCATTGGATTTGCATCCGCAGGTGACGTGTAACGATAAGCTAGTTGCGGATATTCACGATTTTGTGATCAGTCGTCTAAAAGCCTATTTTGCCGACCAAGGCGTTTCGGCAGAGCAGTTTGAGGCGGTACGTTCTTGTGCGCCAAGTCATCCATTGGATTTTGCTAAGCGTATCGAAGCGGTTAAGGCGTTCGCGCAAATTGACGGCGCGGAAAGCTTGAGCGCGGCCAATAAGCGTATCGCAAATCTACTGAAGAAAGTGGACGCTGAAATTGCTGAAACAGTGGATACCTCTCTGTTTGAAAACGCTGCCGAAAGTGCCTTGTTTGCCAAGTTGGACGAATTACGTGAACAAGTGAGCGATTTGATTGCCGACAAAGATTACATTGCTGCCTTGCAACAATTGGCAACGATTCGCGCCGAAGTGGATGCCTTCTTTGAGGGCGTGATGGTCATGGCTGACGATGAAGCCGTGCGAAATAACCGTTTAGCACTGTTGCATCAGATTTATCAGTTGTTTACTGATATTGCCGATATTTCACGTTTATAAATTATTGCGTTAAGCCTCAAAGCACGAAGATTTGAAGTTCTAAGACGGGCTTCGACTTCGTGCTTTTTTGTATGGCGAGCGGACACAGGAAATAAAAATGCAGCTAAGCCCTTCCAAGATCATTGTTTTAGATCGCGATGGCGTGATTAACCAAGATTCCGATGCCTTTATTAAGTCTGCCGAAGAGTGGCGGCCACTTGATGGTAGTATTGAAGCGATTCAACAACTCAAGGCCGATGGCTGGCGAGTGGCGATTGCCACCAATCAGTCGGGAATAAAACGCGGTTATTATGACCGCGCAACCTTG
Coding sequences:
- the glyS gene encoding glycine--tRNA ligase subunit beta, whose product is MRNTVDFLVEIGTEELPPKALKKLSQAFADGIEAGLQDAKLSYGQVDLYASPRRLAVRVQTLQAKQQDQTVEKKGPAKKAAFDADGNPSKALQGFARGCGASIEQLIEVDTDKGVWMAFMQEQKGQAAAQLLPEIVNQSLAKLPIPKRMRWGASDVEFVRPVHWAVMLMDENIVPATILGHETGRATRGHRFHAPQQLDIATPADYINTLCTQGYVQADFAVRAEMIRSQVQAAAQAAGGIAQIDEDLLDEVTALNEWPQAIVGDFDEIFLSVPSEALISAMKGHQKYFHMLDADGKLMAKFITISNIESSNPASVKSGNERVIRPRLSDAKFFWDQDRKQPLDDFLPRLKTVVFQQQLGTLFDKVQRLETLAVKVGRSLGAEPAMLERAARLSKCDLMSEMVGEFPELQGIMGRYYAMQQKEDQQVADALDAQYQPRFAGDELPSSAVAQALAIADKLDTITGIYGIGQVPSGDKDPFALRRSALGMLRIIIEKELDLDLELMIRFALDLHPQVTCNDKLVADIHDFVISRLKAYFADQGVSAEQFEAVRSCAPSHPLDFAKRIEAVKAFAQIDGAESLSAANKRIANLLKKVDAEIAETVDTSLFENAAESALFAKLDELREQVSDLIADKDYIAALQQLATIRAEVDAFFEGVMVMADDEAVRNNRLALLHQIYQLFTDIADISRL